The genome window GTACAACGTCTCACCGGGAACATACATTACTGTCAACTCACCAATAGTTGAAAGGCTAGTGTTATCACCGAACTACGTATTCTACGGAGGAATAGCTGGAGCAGTAATAGCAATAGTGATTGCTGTAGTCTTATTGTCAAAAAGAAAGGGTAAAGGGAAGTAAAAACTCTTCTTTAACCTTTTTTCTTATACTAACTAGATGGAGGGCGTCAGGTTTTCTAAGACTGAATCTTTTTTCTTATACTAAATACTAACCCAAAGCTAAGTTTACACTAAATCGTGATGGTAGCTACTCATTCCTATTTTTCACCAGATAATGTATTTGACTGTTGATCCTTTTTCAACATTAACCCCTTAGCCCTCATCATAAGTTTGATAATCTTCTCAAAGATTGCTAAGGCTATGTTAGCCAACGAAACGACACCATAAGTTTGATAATCTTCTCAAAAGAGTTTCTTACCTCACAAGCTATTTACAGATTCGTTACAGTATGGGTACAAAAACTTTCGTATCTATCAATTTGTTACCACATCTGATAAACCATGTGAGGACTTTGTCCAAAAAGTATGTATATTTGACTACACAAAGTTATACACTGAGATATATCGTCAATATCATCTACATAATTGGAGTAATCAATTTCTTATTAAAATTCTTGTCAAGTATCTCTCTAGCTAACGTTCTTAGGAGATCAATATTAACTTTTATTTTACCTTCCTTCACTAAAGACGAGAAAAGCTTCGGAATGAAAGGAATAACTATCTTTATATCGAAGTCCAAATCCTTAATCCTTTCAGAAATATTGTATATATCGCTTGGAAATGGGTAAACCATATTCACTATGAGGATTTTTCTTCCCTCTAGATTCTTGTAGTATTTCACTGTTAGGTCTAACGTAAATGCGTCTGATACGATCAAATTCACTACCTCATCAGCCTTATCAAACTTACTTTCAAATTGCATAGTGGGGGTATCTACGATTATAAAATCGTAATTTCTCTCTATATTACCGTAATCCAGTGTTGTATCATCCGTAACTACATCTACACCCTTTACTGAGTTCTTAATCAACAAACTTGAAAACTTTAAATAGTCCTTATCTACAACAAGGACTCTCTTACCACTTTCTGCCAAGTACTTAGCCAAATAGGCGGAAATAATTGACTTCCCAACGCCACCCTTTACACTTACTGTTTTTATTATCATTCAACTTCCCCCAGATAGAGGAGTAACAACGAAAATAAACTAAAACATTTTATTATCATTTAATTTCACCCTAATTATACAACTTATTATTATTATCATCACCACCATACTGCTTATTATTAAATAGCACAGCCCTCTCCAAAATTTTCGACAACGCAATTCTTATTCCTTCCTCAAGATCGTAGTATTTTATCTCCCCTTCACTGTTTTGATAAAGCACCTTCTTACTGTTCTTACTAAACACAATAACCTCATTAGATTCGAAAAATATTGATAACCTTCTATTCCTTTCATCTTCCTCCAGCAAAGATAGATCCATAACCTTCAAATGAGTATCGTTAACTACAGCGTAGTCTAAACCCAAAGAGGTAAGTAAAGTTAAGAGTCCTCTAATTATACCTCCCTTTTCAAGCTCACTTCTTAGCTTGTCAATTAAAGTCATCCTCCCAACGGATAACCACCTAGCCCTAGTTGCTGAGTTCACCACTGACAATCCTAATGCACCTACAAGAAGGTAAAGTGATAGGCCAAAGTACGTTGTTGAGGGAAAGAATATGTAGAATGCACCATTAGGAGTAGGTAGTACAGAGTAACCGTAATAGTGCAAATACCTCTGTTGGAAAATGAAAGTATTTACGATCATCACAACACCAAAACCCGCAGCAATCGTAGAAGCGTAAAGGGAATACCTACTTGACCTCCACGCTAACGGTAAAACAGCTGATATTATGAAGAAAATTACGGCGAGAATAGTTAATGGAGATATTAGAAGATATTTTGATTCGAAGAAAAGAATTTGAAAACCTAAGGGAGTAATCATCTGTTCATAATTAATGCTTTTTAATCCAAAAACGGGTACAAAGAACCAAAGTACAACAGCAATGATCGTCAAAATGGAGAATATAACAACCTCACTGCGGAACCTTGCCATACTAGCTATTTCACTTTTCGGGATTTAAAAGTTTTCACCTAAAACTCCCGGATGAAATATATTTCGAACGTTTTATTTTCTGGTGGAGAATAGTAGATGATCGTCTTAACAAAAGCATTAACGTAATACGTATCCTTAGACAAGGAAGTAGAGTATATAACGGATTGATACTCACTCAAGTTGAAACTTAAATTAAGGTAATGTAATCCGGGTGAAAGAGAGAGATTTAATGGAATATATTTAACTATGGCAACGAAACTTGACAAATTATAATTCACTAAGCTCAAATTCTCTATGCTTACTAACGTAACGTTTAGTGGGCTAAACACTTCAAGGAAAAGATGCAAAGTACCGTTTTCATATGTGAAATTCAAAAGTTTTATTTCGTTGATTATTGTAACGGAAATAACGTCAGAGAAAGTAATGTAAATTGGATTACCATTTAACTTACCCTCTAACAAGCCCTCCACTGTTACTTCTGACGGTAGATTATAAACTAATGGGAAGGATACATTGAAGAGGGAAGAGTTACTGTAGCTAACAATGGGTTTAGTTATGTTAACCCTTTGCCCAGTGTTGAATATCTCTACATATCCACCGTTAAAACTAATGTTATATCCATCATTATTTACTACCTCTATTTCAACTACAATCTGTCCATTTTCCACCCACGTGTTTATCACTTTGGCGTATGGAGGATTGAAATTACTAGCTGGTTTTATTATCACTCTAGTTGCCTCATAAGTCCCTATAATGGCTACTAAAAGGAATAAGATAACGAGGATGGTGAAGATCTTAACGTCTCTCTCCATTCACGATAAGCCTTATCCTTATTATAATTTAAAGTTTTTCGATTGATCTATCTTTGCGGACTTATCATAATGATAGAGAGTTTGGAGACATTACGCAGTGTTGAACCATTTGCGGATTGAATAAAGAGACGTGAATTGTGAACCTAAAATCAATGGAAATTAACATGCAATAGATTATAGCAATACACAACTGAAAACTAATTTTAAAGTTTAGCCACATACTTAGTAAAAAAGAGAATGTCTTTATTGTTCCTCTGAAAAAATACGATTATTTGTAGTTTAAATCTTGTAAAACAAACTATCACAAAAAGCTTAGAAGTCAGAAACAAACAGATATAATAGAAGTACAACAACTTTATAGGAAAAATAAGTTATACCAATTACTCTCTTTCAAAGAGCTAATGCTTATATCGTGATGCGATAACGATCGCCGTTTTTATCCTCTAAATAAAGTCTTGTATTCCGTTAGCACACAAAATGATAGTTGTCGACGCGATAGTTCAAAAAATATGGTTATCATCTTCTTTTTTTATTATTGTACAAATAAAGAATTTTAAGCAAACCCTTAGGAATTCACTAAATTCTAGAATCTTAGTTTTACTAAAAATATTTCTAATCAGAAGTTTGAGAGAATTAAAAAGCATTTAGTAATTCTGAAAAATTTGTTAAATACTTTAGATTAAAAATCGCACGCTCCTTAGTTTTGAATATAAAGTGAATCGTCGTAAGAATAAACACTTTTAACGTGAAACTCCTTACCCTAAACAGAACATTATAGAAAATTTTAATTAACCTTCCCTTAAAAACAATTAAGGAAGTGATGAGATGTGAGCAAACTTAGTAGGAAAATATTAATACCGTTATTACTAGTCGCATTTATAATACCAGTAGTAACTGCAGACGTAATATACTACTACTCCGGAACAATAAACGTTAACACTACTTCCTCTCCCATCACTATAACCCCAGGGCCAAACGGCAACGTACAAAACTATATTACCGTAACTACACCTACGGGGAGTAATCCAGGTACTAATAGTTTCACAGCTACCATATACATAACTAATTCTAGCTATGCATATTTCTATCAAGCAGTACAATTAACTGTTTCTTCGCAAATATACCTATATATAACTAACATACAAGCATCTGCGTCCTACATAAACAATATGTGGATGATTATACAATCATCTTCCGGCTCTACAGTTGCTACGATACAAATTATTAATGGTGGGGCAGCAGTATCTTCACCATCTACTCCAATAAGCTTATCTGCTGGTACTTACTACATTTCATTCTTAGTACAACCTACCACACCTTTACCACAACCATCAACTACATCAATAGAAACAGTCACACTATACCTAGGAGCTAACGTAGTATCGTCAACCGCCTTACCACTACCACCTGTGTAATTTTTTATATTATTTTTTAACAACAAGATGATAAATCTTTCTTTTTTATAAATTGTATATAGATTTGAAACTTAGTATGAGGTGAATTACTACTCTCTATAACCTTGTCATAACTCGATATTTTTAGATAGAGAGGGGAGATAAACTTTTAAGGTAGACTTCTAATATTGATTGTGTGAAATTCAAAAAGGGAGCTATTATCATCCTATTTATGTTAATTATACCACTTATCCTGCTCCCATATTATGATGCTGATACTGTTTATTATTATAACTCTACATCTCACTTTTCTACAATAAACATATTAACGGCTAAAGGATATAAGGACAGTTACAATGTAACTTTTAATCCAATAGATAAAATATATAAACGTTTGTATAGCGTATATTCGTCATCTGTAGTCTCATCCTCTAATAATATCTCTATCAACGGCACTCTAATCGTTTTTCTACCCATTAATAATAGTATAAATGCTAATATAAACGCAAGCACAGTAAATTTATATCGTAGCGGAAATCTTATTATAGTACCTAATTTTACGACAATCCAAGGAAACAATAAACCACTTTACACTAGCGTAAATTTAATCTTATCAGAGGGGAACTCAAAATATAATATACCACTAGTGTCTAATGGCAATGTGTTATCTTCAAATTATACTATTCCAGTTACACCTGGTCTTATGACAGTTAACGTTAGTTGGAGTATAAAATCTAGTCATTCAATTAATTCTTCCTTTTATGAAAAGCTTAATGTAGAATTTAATTACGGAGGAGTATATTATATTTACTACTGGAATATTAATATCACTTCCTATAGTTCCTCATGATATTAGTTGATACATAGCAATACGAATACGAATTGTTCTGCCTTTTTCAATCTATAAGTATACCTTTTCTATAGTGTTTTTCCGTAAATGGTACTTTGCGAGAATTTAAAGCATAATACGGTTCTTCGAAATCTAATTAGCGATCCTCTCTCACTCTGATAAATTGAAAGAAATATTTTATAACCTAACGTTATAAAACCTTCTACATATATTTTCGAAGCCCGAATCTCCACCAAATTCCCTTTAATGACAAAATTTTACCCTATAATATAGCCCACTGCCAATAATTATATACCGTAACGTTTAAACCAATCTCTATGCAGAGAAGATGTATTTTTTATTATCTCTTTAATGCATTATAGTAGTTGGCACTTCTCCTTATAAATTGTTTAAATAGTTTGATCATAAATCTTAAATTCCTAACCATCTCGAACATTGGCCTAAATTTCGTAGTACCGCTAATCCTTTATAGTGTTATTGAAACATGAGAAATCCCATTACTGGAGGCTTATTGATAATATGCCCTCACGATATCCCTCTTATATTAATAGTTAGCCATAGATGATAATGAGCTTAACCTTCAACTAATAAACTTGAAGTAAAACCTTTAAATATATAGCATAAAGCAACTTCAAACACATATGTGCTTTATGAACACCTTAGAATTGTAGAATAGAAGAAAAAAATATTATTATAATAATATACAATTACTCATCTTGAATATTTCCTTTAGGGTATAATAGATTAAAGCAAGTATCATGAAAACGCTATCACTAGGAACAAGCTAATATTCCTCCTTTCTACTTCATCGCTGAGCAAAACACTTACGCTAAGAAAACGTATAACTTAAGGGCTTTACACACTCTGCTACAAAAGAAGTTGAATTCAGCATTAGCGTGATAAAATACTATACATAGAAGAAATCGTCACTCTCATGGTATCATTCCATTGAAGCTCATTAACAGCTTATACATGTCGATCTCTCTCATAAACTTTAAATCATCAGCAGGAATATATAATACGGGGTAATGGATTATAAGAAAAGAAGTTCTAATTGCGATCATCGTAGCAGTAATAGTTTCGATCGTTGCTTATGCATTAACGATGGTTTCAACACCTCATATATCTTCATATATCTTCAGCGTCAAAGTCTTAAGCTTAGTTGATTCACAAATCTTTCCTGCAAATTGGAAATATAAAAATGCTACATGTATAATAGCTTACATTAACTTAACGTATGAAGGTAACAAACCCTTAACAATATATGCATCTAATTTCTACCTAAACACTAGTGAGGGAGAGTATAAGGGAAATAATATTTCTCTATCGGGCTCCTTCCTTCATCCAGTTACTTTACATAATGGGCAATATCTAATAGGTGGAGTAGGCTTCATTATACCGATAGGGGCTATTCCGGAGGAATTAGTCTACAAAAACAGCACTGGTCAAATATTGTTTAGCGTGCATTTACATGGTTTCACGGAGTATTGGATAGGTGTTAGTGCAAAGCCCGAGCTTTATAACACTTCCATATATTACACTATCGTTACAATATACCCCTTTATCCTAAGTGGTCAACCAGTTTACTTGAATGTAGAAGTGGTAAATTACTACCCCCACTCGAACATTAGTGTCTTAAATATAACAACATCTCCTAAATTCAATTTTACCGTAACTACTCATAACTTGCCCTCCATTCCACTTCGGCCTTACCAATCAACAACTTTTGGTTTACTTATATATCCGCCTAATGAAAGTTATTATGGCAATCTATACGTTTACGTATACTACAAGGTTGAAAACTCAACAACCTCAACATAACCTTTTTAACAAGCTCTATTTTGACCTCACTGTTTTCTATTGAGAACTCAATATAGTCCCCCCTCTTTTATTCCTAGCACTTCTCTAATCTCGTAAGGTATAGTCACTTGAAAGTTCCTTGTAACCTTTCATATCACTCTTCTTATAGTATGTTTTAGGGAAAAGGAATATATAACTCTCTCTAGCAATTTTTCTACTAGTTTTTACGCGTCACTCTGGAATTAAGTTGATTATCATCATAATTATCATAGTCATTATTTCACAATAAATATTATCTAGAAGAATGAACCATTAATTAAAACGTTTACATCTATTAACATCTAATAAAAGAATAGTATTATTAGTTCTCTGAAAATGACGTATAGCATATACCTTTAATTTTTCCGATGTAAGATTTAAGGCTTATTTATACCATCAACGCTTAAACTATTTGCCATTATTTAGATCTTTTCGAAGAGAATCCATGTCAGTATTTAAGGTCTAAGGTAAATTTACGTAAACTACTATAAATAGTATCTTCACTATTTCATAGTATCATTTCCGGTTTTAGTTTCTTTTCGTTCGTAAACTACTATAGTATCTTCACTATTGTAAATCCAAAAACATGTAATCCTCTAGAACTTTATAACATTATGCTGAGTAAGTGTAATGTTAAAAGAAAAATAATATATAATACCTTTGTATAAATGAGTATTAAGAATGACAGATGATTTGTTAACTTATGAATTTGAGGAACCCGAAGTCCCTTTGAACAATCCTAGCAATACCACTTTTAACGAATTAATTGGGGTTAATTTTAAGTGTGAACCCTTTACATTCAAAGCTTATGAACATCAAATTAGAGCTTTTAATGAGTTAAAGAAGGGGAATAACGTAATATTGAAAGCCCAAGCTGGATCGGGTAAGACGGAAGCGTGGTTCTCATATGTGATATATAAAATTCTTAAGGAAGGGCAAAAGGACTTCAAGACTCTCCTTATATATCCCACAAGAGCTTTGAGCAATGATCAGTTCAGCAGATTAACAAAATATGCAGGTGAGGCATGCCTTAAAATGCCCAATCTAGTGGAAATGTATGATAGCAACAAAACACCGAAACATCTTCATTATCCATTTAACATCTTAATTACAAACCCTGAGAAAATAGCTAGAAATCTACACAATAAAGAAAGACTCTTACCATACAAAGATGTTAATCTAATAGTCATTGACGAATTCGATTTTTATGGAACAAATGACGCAAACAAACTTCTTGTCCTACTAAAGGTTCTCTATAAAGATATTTTTAGAACTCAATTTCCCCAATTCGTCATTATGAGTGCTACCTTAAACCTCTCTGACATTAAGGAGACTATATTAGAGAAATTAAGCGATGGTAAAGAAATTATAACAATTGAAGGTAATGCAAGAAAGCCCAAAAACAAAGTTAAGATAGTTTTAGGCAAGAATCAAGGTTTAAGTACCTCAGAGATCTTTCACGCTCTAAAGAAATATTTTTTCAGTAACGAGATAAGTGATCAAATAACTCAAGTGATAAAAACACTCGATACGAATATAAGAATATTCAAAAAAGGAGATGATAACAACTTACTATCAAACTTTTTAAATCAATATATCAACTCCGGTAATACAACCATCGTATTTGCACCCACAATAAAATGGGCAGACTACCTATATTCTAAAATTTCAACTCAAAAAGACAAAGTAGTCATTCATCACTCATTAGTACCAAACCGAGAAGAAATTGAAGCTAAACTAAGAGAGGGTGAAGTTAACCTAGCCATATCAGTTATAACCCTTCGTCAAGGGATCAATATAAAAAGCGTTACAAGGATCATACACTACGGTATGCCTACAAGCATATCTGAGTACCTTCAGAGAGAAGGGAGAAAAGGAAGAGATCCAAATATAACTACAACTGAAACTGTAATCATACCGTTAACCCTCTCTGACCTCATTATATTTGCCAGTGATAATCCCGAGGAATTATTCAAGAAATGGAAAAATTTAGGGCCGGAAACTACAGTTTTATTGAAAGAAAACAACAAGTTCACCAGGCTAGTTGAAGACATTTATAAAAACGTAATCAATAAGGAAAACGAAAAAATTCAAGATTTAGCCAGACGAATGAGAATTTTAACAAGTAAAAATAAGAAAACGATCCAGGCTACCTTTTACGGATGGCACTCAGACAACGTTAAAGTAATATTAGACGATCAAGTCGTCAAACTAATAGACAAAGCTAGTTTTGTAAATTATTATCAAGTAGGGTCAATAGATATAGCAACTGAATCTGTTATAGTGAAAACGGACTGGAATAAAATTTATGAAAAGAGTATAGTTGAGTTACTTAAACAGAGTTATCAAAGTCCTCAAACCGTATCTGGGATAGAACGGGAAATCATCAAGCTAATTAATAAATACAAAAAGTATAAGAACAAATATTATTATTATAGTAATAATAGCATTCAAGATTTAAATAGCTTAAAGAATGCGTTACTAGATGACATATACTCCTATAGACTCGTCTCCTACGTTGAATTAGGTATTAGGCTAATAGAAGAATTAACAAAAGGCCTTTATATAGTGAGAATCTTTCCAGTTAGAACCATTTGGTATCTAAATGATATCAATAAAACTCTAGGTTCAATATATTGTAAAAAACCTATTGTTAGCGTGTACGACGTAACTTACGCATACAACTTCCCCTTACTTTACTTATACACCATGAAGTCGGGAAAGTATGTCGAGATTAATGATAAATTAAGGAATGAGATAAAAGAAAACCTTAAGCAAATAATATCATTAATAAATTTAATTCTCAGAAGAAATTACAACATTTACTTTCCCTTAATAAGATTCTATATAGACAAAGACACCGAAAACGTCATCTTCTGGGAATGGGAGCTCACTGGAGCACTAGAGACAATATTTGATAATGCGTCATTAAACTTTAGCAACAATAAAACACTTAACCTAGAAAGTATAGAAAAAGACGTAAGTAACATACATTTTGACGATATAACCACGATACTGCTTAGAATGAACGGGATTTACGTAAATGATGTAAGATTTAAAGAGATAAAGGATTACGCAGTATCCTTCTTACAACTTATAAAAGCCTACAAACAAATAACCACTCTGTTAAAGGACTTCTCAAATAAGGACGTTTTCTTAGTCCCATTGCGCTATAATAATCTCGATCTAGTTTTCGTTTTCTCACTTAACATTTACCCAGGTTTCTATTCTCTTAATAAATTATTAACTACTAACCATATCACTGCGGATAGTAACGTATATTGCATTGGTAGAAAAGAAGACTTAGATCAAATCGAAGGAACCTTACGAAATAACGGTATAAAGAAGGTCACTCGCATCGACATTAATGAAGACGATAAAATGGTCAGCTTCTTAGAAGAGAAATTAAGGGAATTTGATCAAGAAAATAGTGAAGTTATTGGAGAATTACAACAAAGTAACAAAGATAGCTTAATATTTATTCAATACTTTGACTCATCTATAATCAAGGAAGTTATTGAAAGGATCAAAGACCATAAAATTATAAATAATGAAAATCTTATTAATAATGTAATGAGCACATTAAACACTACCCAACAACCAGTTCAACAGAATAGAGATAGTGAGCCAATATGTTTACTGATCACAGAGGACTGGTCTAATCTACTTAGAACAGAGTTAAAGAAAGAAAACTCAAAGTATTTCATTGAGTTGAACTCTAACATGCAATTATCCAATAACGAGAAATACAAAAACATAACCAATTCACCACCAATATCCACGGAATTCTTATCATACATCAAAAAACCTAATACACGAATAGACGTTGTGTTTTTAGAGAAAAAGGACAACGAACTACTCCTCCGTTCAGTCGGAAAAATTATCGACGCTAAAAACATCGAATTAGTAGAAGGGAACAAAATTAAATCAATCAAGATAAACGTCGACTGCTATCAACCTGTCCCACTAAGAATGGACCTAGATATAGGCTATGAAGGGGTCTTTATTTGTGAAAGAACCCACGATGATGAAACTAAGAACGCTTCTAACATGATAAATATCAAGAAAATATTGAGTGAATGTAGAAAAGATTCAATATATGAATTAAAAGTATGTTACCCTAAAATCCTAGCTTCTAAAATCCTCTCAGATAACCCATTAACACTAGATCAAGACGCATTTATAGATATCAAAAGCAACATTATAATCGTTCCTTCTCGGCAAATAGTATTAATTCCATATAACAATACGTACGTTTTATGGAGCATTCCCTATAACTGCAGACAAGGAGATATCAGAGAAATAGATAAAATAGATAGCAGAAAAATAATTGAATGCATGGGATTACAATTTTTACAAGAAGATAATTATTTGGCTAAACAACTAAGTACCAAAGAAGGTGTTGAAAAGGCCTTATTGGGAAAAACTTATTCTAAGGTATCAGTTTCGAGAAAACCTAGCAATATAGTAGACTCATTAAAGAAGACCCTCTATTGGCAACACTACATTCTGGAATTTATAGGAGTTAAAAAACTAGTTATATTATTGAACTCTCTAATGAAATATCATACTGTACTTAAAATGATTCAAATTAACAACCTTTATGATGTGCTATCATTTATAGACATAGTTAAGCAAATCAACGAGCTGAATTCATACCAATCATTACAGGAAGTAATTAATTCACTCCGTCAACATTATCAAATAGACTTATGGAATTCTAACTCTGACAAAATCTTAAATCAAATAAATGAAGCTATAGAGAAAATTAATTCAGAGAAAATCACCAATGACTTAAATAAATATTTAGATAGTTATTCTCAAGAAATCTCTTTCTTACTTGATGATGATATTTTAGTTGAGACCCGTGGTATCATGATATCATATAGAGAGATATTATTACCGCAAAATTCAGAGCTAAAAATAAAGTACTTATCACTGTTACTTGTAGAGAAGTATAAGTTTAATGATTTTCCGGTCCTTGTTAAATTCCAAAGGTAAAGCAATCAGAGATTCCCTCAGCGTTATATAATTTCTTAAGGATAAGCTCCTTCTTTTAATTCTTATAATAGATTTAAAAGAGTATTCTGTAGATCGACTAGAAAAATCTTACTTGATAGAGTAGATTTTCATAGATTTAAAGGTGAGTGTAATCTATCTAGGGTACGCATTCATTAGCTCTGACGCCTGAAATGAGTCATCTTCAAGTAAAATTGACTCATGACATGACTCAAAAAACAATTGCAATACCACTTCATGTAAAAGTGTTGATTAGTCAGTCGGGATATTAGTGCTCTGCAGCATTACAATACCACTTCATGTGAAAGAGATAAACTTATCACGAAGACTAGGAAATACAATAGTAGTAGTATTTTCTTGAAAATGACGTATAGCATAATACTTTTAATTTTTACAATGCAAGAAAAGGCTTATTTTTTATACTACATACGGTTAGTGTGTTTACGATCGCTTAAATCTTTTTGAGGAGAATTGATCTTAGTATTAGTAGATTTGAAGTAAATCTACGTCGTAAAGTACTATACTGACTTAATCAGAAAACTCTACAATTACCTTTGAATCAGTGACCTACCTTCCATAAGGTAAAAATAATTAAAAATTACTAAATCTGATTTATTTGAGAGAAGATAATATACCTAATACACGCATATATACCTCCTTTTTATTAAGAAGCAGAAATTGAGATACGTAACTATTTCACCTGATTTGTCTCTATATACAATCAGCACTACTTCATTATCCTAACAACAGCAACAAATAATTTATATAATAAAAATTGTAACTCACTTCTTCTCCTCCTCTAATTTCCTAAACTCCACCGCAACCTCCCCAAAACCGATACCCCTACTCTTTCCTATACCAAAATAGGAAGAGGACAACAAATACCTCAATACCCTCCTCTTTAATCTCTCTTCTGGTATATCGAACTCGATCCAACCCATAACACCCCTAGCTTTTCTCAAATTACCTTTACTATCCTCACCAATGGTAACAGTTACCGGATGTAGATCATATCCCACAATCCTGGATAACGCGTTAGAGAGAACCCCAAGCTTAAACGCCCTAACATCAATTTCCTTCTTCCCGATCAAATTACAATACGTTTTATAAGCATAAGCAACTATCAAACCAACTGAAGGCAAAGTCGAGTAACCAGCGTCAATCTTCTTATACCTTTCAGAAAGAGAAGGAGGAAGCAAAACCTTAGATGAAAGAATTGCAGGGGAAATAAATCTAACCACTATATTATCCTTCATGTAATTTTCAACTCCCTTATTCAACTTCTCAACATCAACTATTTCTACATCCTCGATCTTTAGATGAAATTTACCGTAAACAGTATCGAAAACCCCCTCATCTACAATTTCAGTCAAAACGTTAGTTTCAGTAGAAAAG of Sulfolobus sp. E5-1-F contains these proteins:
- a CDS encoding AAA family ATPase; this encodes MIIKTVSVKGGVGKSIISAYLAKYLAESGKRVLVVDKDYLKFSSLLIKNSVKGVDVVTDDTTLDYGNIERNYDFIIVDTPTMQFESKFDKADEVVNLIVSDAFTLDLTVKYYKNLEGRKILIVNMVYPFPSDIYNISERIKDLDFDIKIVIPFIPKLFSSLVKEGKIKVNIDLLRTLAREILDKNFNKKLITPIM
- a CDS encoding DEAD/DEAH box helicase yields the protein MTDDLLTYEFEEPEVPLNNPSNTTFNELIGVNFKCEPFTFKAYEHQIRAFNELKKGNNVILKAQAGSGKTEAWFSYVIYKILKEGQKDFKTLLIYPTRALSNDQFSRLTKYAGEACLKMPNLVEMYDSNKTPKHLHYPFNILITNPEKIARNLHNKERLLPYKDVNLIVIDEFDFYGTNDANKLLVLLKVLYKDIFRTQFPQFVIMSATLNLSDIKETILEKLSDGKEIITIEGNARKPKNKVKIVLGKNQGLSTSEIFHALKKYFFSNEISDQITQVIKTLDTNIRIFKKGDDNNLLSNFLNQYINSGNTTIVFAPTIKWADYLYSKISTQKDKVVIHHSLVPNREEIEAKLREGEVNLAISVITLRQGINIKSVTRIIHYGMPTSISEYLQREGRKGRDPNITTTETVIIPLTLSDLIIFASDNPEELFKKWKNLGPETTVLLKENNKFTRLVEDIYKNVINKENEKIQDLARRMRILTSKNKKTIQATFYGWHSDNVKVILDDQVVKLIDKASFVNYYQVGSIDIATESVIVKTDWNKIYEKSIVELLKQSYQSPQTVSGIEREIIKLINKYKKYKNKYYYYSNNSIQDLNSLKNALLDDIYSYRLVSYVELGIRLIEELTKGLYIVRIFPVRTIWYLNDINKTLGSIYCKKPIVSVYDVTYAYNFPLLYLYTMKSGKYVEINDKLRNEIKENLKQIISLINLILRRNYNIYFPLIRFYIDKDTENVIFWEWELTGALETIFDNASLNFSNNKTLNLESIEKDVSNIHFDDITTILLRMNGIYVNDVRFKEIKDYAVSFLQLIKAYKQITTLLKDFSNKDVFLVPLRYNNLDLVFVFSLNIYPGFYSLNKLLTTNHITADSNVYCIGRKEDLDQIEGTLRNNGIKKVTRIDINEDDKMVSFLEEKLREFDQENSEVIGELQQSNKDSLIFIQYFDSSIIKEVIERIKDHKIINNENLINNVMSTLNTTQQPVQQNRDSEPICLLITEDWSNLLRTELKKENSKYFIELNSNMQLSNNEKYKNITNSPPISTEFLSYIKKPNTRIDVVFLEKKDNELLLRSVGKIIDAKNIELVEGNKIKSIKINVDCYQPVPLRMDLDIGYEGVFICERTHDDETKNASNMINIKKILSECRKDSIYELKVCYPKILASKILSDNPLTLDQDAFIDIKSNIIIVPSRQIVLIPYNNTYVLWSIPYNCRQGDIREIDKIDSRKIIECMGLQFLQEDNYLAKQLSTKEGVEKALLGKTYSKVSVSRKPSNIVDSLKKTLYWQHYILEFIGVKKLVILLNSLMKYHTVLKMIQINNLYDVLSFIDIVKQINELNSYQSLQEVINSLRQHYQIDLWNSNSDKILNQINEAIEKINSEKITNDLNKYLDSYSQEISFLLDDDILVETRGIMISYREILLPQNSELKIKYLSLLLVEKYKFNDFPVLVKFQR
- the cas6 gene encoding CRISPR-associated endoribonuclease Cas6, with amino-acid sequence MPLIFRIRYSVTPLQDVILPTPSSKVLKYLIQSGKVLPSLRDLIASRDKYKLIFISHLGSNQRRIFQTNGSLKTVKKGTRLSSTIAFSTETNVLTEIVDEGVFDTVYGKFHLKIEDVEIVDVEKLNKGVENYMKDNIVVRFISPAILSSKVLLPPSLSERYKKIDAGYSTLPSVGLIVAYAYKTYCNLIGKKEIDVRAFKLGVLSNALSRIVGYDLHPVTVTIGEDSKGNLRKARGVMGWIEFDIPEERLKRRVLRYLLSSSYFGIGKSRGIGFGEVAVEFRKLEEEKK